Proteins from a single region of Streptomyces glaucescens:
- a CDS encoding lactate 2-monooxygenase: MAQHWADFQYEIYLGGMTGAIPRLPTDLTRLEELTERRLGPGPVGYVAGGAGDGSTARANRAALRRRRIVPRMLRDVHERDLSVEVLGRTLPAPLALAPVGVLSILHPDAEPAAARAAAAQGVPYILSSASSTPLEQVAEAMGDAERWFQLYWAKDREVTRSFLDRAKRAGFSVLVVTLDTPLLAWRPRDLDQAYLPFLHGVGTANYFTDPAFRAGLARPVHEDPDAAVLHFVGMFADPGKTWPDLAFLREQWDGPIVLKGVLHPDDARLAAEAGMDGVVVSNHGGRQVAGSVAAADALPRVAEAVGDRLTVLFDSGIRTGDDIVKALALGARAVLVGRPYAYGLALDGQAGVEHVVRCLLAELDLTLALSGHATPGSVSAADLVEDGA, encoded by the coding sequence ATGGCCCAGCACTGGGCGGACTTCCAGTACGAGATCTACCTGGGCGGGATGACGGGGGCGATACCCCGGCTGCCCACCGACCTGACCCGGCTGGAAGAGCTGACCGAGCGGCGGCTCGGCCCCGGACCGGTCGGCTACGTCGCGGGCGGCGCCGGCGACGGCAGCACCGCCCGCGCCAACCGGGCCGCCCTGCGGCGGCGGCGGATCGTGCCGCGCATGCTGCGCGACGTCCACGAACGCGACCTGTCCGTCGAGGTGCTGGGCCGGACACTGCCCGCCCCGCTGGCGCTCGCCCCGGTCGGTGTGCTGTCCATCCTGCACCCCGACGCCGAGCCGGCCGCCGCCCGGGCCGCCGCCGCGCAGGGCGTGCCGTACATCCTGTCCTCGGCGTCCAGCACGCCGCTGGAGCAGGTGGCGGAGGCCATGGGCGACGCGGAGCGCTGGTTCCAGCTGTACTGGGCCAAGGACCGGGAGGTGACGCGCAGTTTCCTCGACCGGGCGAAGCGGGCGGGATTCAGCGTCCTCGTGGTCACGCTGGACACCCCGCTGCTCGCGTGGCGGCCCCGCGACCTCGACCAGGCGTACCTTCCGTTCCTGCACGGCGTCGGCACCGCCAACTACTTCACGGACCCGGCGTTCCGGGCCGGCCTCGCCAGGCCGGTGCACGAGGATCCGGACGCGGCCGTGCTGCACTTCGTCGGCATGTTCGCCGACCCCGGGAAGACCTGGCCCGACCTGGCGTTCCTGCGCGAGCAGTGGGACGGCCCCATCGTCCTCAAGGGCGTCCTGCACCCGGACGACGCCCGGCTCGCCGCCGAGGCCGGGATGGACGGGGTGGTGGTGTCCAACCACGGCGGACGTCAGGTGGCCGGTTCGGTGGCCGCGGCCGACGCGCTGCCCCGGGTCGCCGAGGCGGTCGGGGACCGGCTCACCGTCCTGTTCGACAGCGGCATCCGCACCGGCGACGACATCGTGAAGGCGCTGGCGCTCGGCGCGCGGGCGGTGCTCGTCGGACGGCCGTACGCCTACGGGCTCGCCCTCGACGGGCAGGCGGGCGTCGAGCACGTCGTCCGCTGCCTGCTCGCCGAACTCGACCTGACCCTCGCCCTGTCGGGCCACGCCACGCCCGGCAGTGTGAGCGCCGCCGACCTCGTGGAGGACGGCGCGTGA
- a CDS encoding subtilase-type protease inhibitor, whose translation MRNFARRAATLALAATALAAPLAGTAQAAPDTLYAPSALVLTMGHGEAAIGVTPERAVTLSCTPRPSGTHPDPVSACAELRRVDGDFTALGGESGILCTREYDPVVVTVDGVWQGQRVSYERTFPNECVMNATASSVYAF comes from the coding sequence ATGCGGAACTTCGCGCGCCGGGCAGCGACCCTCGCCCTCGCAGCCACCGCGCTTGCCGCACCCCTGGCCGGGACCGCCCAGGCGGCGCCCGACACCCTCTACGCCCCCTCCGCCCTGGTCCTGACCATGGGCCACGGCGAGGCCGCGATCGGAGTCACCCCCGAACGCGCCGTGACCCTGTCGTGTACCCCGAGGCCGTCCGGCACGCACCCGGACCCGGTCTCGGCGTGCGCCGAACTGCGCCGCGTCGACGGTGACTTCACCGCCCTGGGGGGCGAGAGCGGCATCCTGTGCACCCGCGAGTACGACCCCGTGGTCGTCACCGTCGACGGTGTCTGGCAGGGGCAGCGGGTCTCCTACGAGCGCACCTTCCCCAACGAGTGCGTCATGAACGCGACCGCCTCCAGCGTGTACGCGTTCTAA
- a CDS encoding SpoIIE family protein phosphatase, with protein MAPGPPREPVGVAATSPVGRLAATVERLRREVRAAHAEAEGRALVELAKGILVERLGCGPAQAARQLAELAEQARMSPLEFAVEVINQAARDRVAEATDAFLAAATGARAAQQEQAAVRLRAAESAALAAPDAQAVVGSLLEHALRPLGAVAVALWAAGPDGSLSLTGSAGFAPAEASRWRYVPPDVATVARRALTERSGQWMGSLAETGLPTIGRNAHPDGGRVAVPAGTGGRIHGVLEIAWPAPLEPQPPQVVRQVEALAELCAHTLETYPARPDAVPEPRIMPDTAELMDLADGLHDPALVLEPYLDDSGRLADFRIQHVNNRFLDPAGRPRAVVSGALLLEAYPMTAGGSELFQRIERVYATGEPFRARRMRLTALVDQVPLSAVADISISRHGNSVLLIWRIEDETARLASLLQHAQRLGRVGGFEENLLTGDITWNGQMFDLYGRPPTSPPVPLEELSAHAHPDDAVTIGRFLRTVLHQRRPASAAFRLQRPDGVTRHIRVVAEPVLDTDGRLFVVRGACQDISAQHWTEVALAATRDQLAHTEQQAAERNRLALQLQHAIMPPTQAPLQVSGMEVAVRYRPAETENLVGGDWYDAVVLPSRRVLLCVGDVAGHGIEAATSMVVLRNALRGLAVTGAGPGQLLSWLNLVAHHLNGAVTATAVCALYDPEERTLRWARAGHLPPVLVRGGEAAPLPLLKGMLLGAVPDAPFEEGEVRLAPEDTLLMYTDGLVERRDSSVEESLTHLLSTASRAAPAALDQQLDRLLTYSRSDTDDDTCLVGIRVG; from the coding sequence GTGGCGCCCGGCCCGCCCCGCGAGCCCGTGGGCGTCGCCGCGACCTCGCCCGTCGGCAGACTCGCCGCCACGGTCGAGCGGCTGCGGCGGGAGGTGCGGGCCGCGCACGCCGAGGCGGAGGGGCGGGCGCTGGTCGAACTCGCCAAGGGCATCCTGGTGGAGCGGCTCGGCTGCGGCCCCGCCCAGGCCGCCCGGCAGCTCGCGGAGCTCGCCGAGCAGGCCCGGATGAGCCCGCTGGAGTTCGCCGTCGAGGTCATCAACCAGGCGGCCCGGGACCGGGTGGCGGAGGCCACGGACGCCTTCCTCGCCGCCGCCACCGGGGCCCGCGCGGCCCAGCAGGAGCAGGCCGCCGTGCGCCTGCGCGCCGCGGAGAGCGCGGCGCTCGCCGCACCCGACGCGCAGGCCGTCGTCGGCTCGCTGCTGGAGCACGCGCTGCGCCCGCTGGGCGCGGTCGCCGTGGCCCTGTGGGCGGCCGGCCCGGACGGCTCGCTCAGCCTCACGGGCAGCGCCGGCTTCGCGCCGGCCGAGGCGTCACGGTGGCGCTACGTGCCACCGGACGTGGCGACGGTGGCGCGCCGCGCGCTCACCGAGCGCAGCGGGCAGTGGATGGGCTCGCTGGCGGAGACCGGGCTGCCCACCATCGGCCGCAACGCCCACCCGGACGGCGGCCGGGTCGCCGTGCCCGCGGGCACCGGAGGGCGCATCCACGGGGTGCTGGAGATCGCCTGGCCCGCGCCGCTGGAGCCGCAGCCGCCGCAGGTGGTGCGCCAGGTGGAGGCGCTGGCCGAGCTGTGCGCGCACACCCTGGAGACGTACCCGGCCCGCCCGGACGCGGTGCCCGAGCCGCGCATCATGCCGGACACCGCGGAGCTGATGGACCTCGCCGACGGGCTGCACGACCCGGCCCTGGTGCTGGAGCCGTACCTCGACGACTCCGGGCGGCTGGCCGACTTCCGCATCCAGCACGTCAACAACCGCTTCCTGGATCCGGCGGGCCGGCCCCGGGCAGTGGTCAGCGGGGCCCTGCTGCTGGAGGCGTACCCGATGACGGCCGGGGGCAGCGAGCTGTTCCAGCGCATCGAGCGGGTGTACGCCACCGGCGAGCCGTTCCGGGCCCGCCGCATGCGGCTCACCGCGCTGGTGGACCAGGTGCCGCTGTCGGCGGTGGCGGACATCAGCATCAGCCGGCACGGCAACAGCGTCCTGCTGATCTGGCGCATCGAGGACGAGACGGCCCGGCTCGCCAGCCTGCTCCAGCACGCCCAGCGGCTCGGCCGTGTCGGCGGGTTCGAGGAGAACCTGCTGACGGGCGACATCACCTGGAACGGCCAGATGTTCGACCTGTACGGCCGGCCCCCGACCAGCCCGCCGGTGCCGCTGGAGGAGCTGTCCGCGCACGCCCACCCGGACGACGCGGTGACCATCGGCCGCTTCCTGCGCACGGTGCTGCACCAGCGGCGGCCCGCGTCCGCGGCCTTCCGGTTGCAGCGGCCGGACGGTGTCACCCGCCACATCCGCGTCGTCGCCGAGCCGGTCCTCGACACCGACGGCCGGCTGTTCGTGGTCCGCGGGGCCTGCCAGGACATCTCGGCCCAGCACTGGACGGAGGTGGCGCTGGCGGCCACCCGCGACCAGCTCGCGCACACCGAGCAGCAGGCCGCCGAGCGCAACCGGCTGGCGCTCCAGCTCCAGCACGCGATCATGCCTCCGACGCAGGCACCGCTCCAGGTGTCCGGCATGGAGGTGGCGGTGCGCTACCGCCCCGCGGAGACCGAGAACCTGGTGGGCGGCGACTGGTACGACGCCGTCGTCCTGCCGTCGCGGCGGGTGCTGCTGTGCGTGGGGGACGTGGCGGGCCACGGCATAGAGGCGGCGACGAGCATGGTCGTGCTGCGCAACGCGCTGCGCGGGCTGGCCGTCACCGGTGCCGGGCCCGGCCAGTTGCTGTCGTGGCTGAACCTGGTGGCGCACCACCTGAACGGTGCCGTGACCGCCACGGCCGTGTGCGCGCTGTACGACCCGGAGGAGCGCACCCTGCGCTGGGCGCGGGCGGGCCACCTGCCGCCCGTGCTGGTGCGCGGCGGTGAGGCCGCGCCGCTGCCCCTGCTCAAGGGGATGCTGCTGGGGGCCGTGCCGGACGCGCCGTTCGAGGAGGGCGAGGTGCGGCTCGCGCCCGAGGACACGCTGCTGATGTACACCGACGGCCTGGTGGAACGCCGCGACAGCTCCGTGGAGGAGTCGCTGACCCACCTGCTGAGCACGGCCTCGCGGGCGGCGCCGGCGGCGCTGGACCAGCAGCTGGACCGGCTGCTCACGTACAGCCGGTCGGACACGGACGACGACACCTGCCTGGTGGGCATCCGGGTGGGCTGA
- a CDS encoding CDGSH iron-sulfur domain-containing protein: MPNSPSDRPRRIRARREGPMLVEGPVEIELEDGTTVSSDRFRVALCTCRRSRRFPWCDTSHRDKSRGH; the protein is encoded by the coding sequence GTGCCGAACTCCCCGTCTGACCGGCCTCGCCGGATCCGGGCCCGCCGCGAGGGCCCGATGCTCGTCGAGGGCCCGGTGGAGATAGAACTGGAGGACGGTACGACCGTCTCCTCCGACCGTTTCCGGGTCGCACTGTGCACCTGCCGGCGCAGCCGGCGGTTCCCCTGGTGCGACACCAGCCACCGCGACAAGTCGCGGGGCCACTGA
- a CDS encoding iron-containing redox enzyme family protein — translation MEHEAQRLPTPRGPLSAAVLDCLRAGGPAPDAGSAADADPYGDDLQLALYLCYELHYRGFEGVAPEREWDPEVLRVRAALERCFLSALRADAPVHDSVEDAVADLLVEPADAAGVSHFLRDEGELWHLREYAAQRSLYHLKEADPHAWVLPRLRGRAKAAMAAVEFDEFGGGRADRVHARLFADLMTDLGLDTAYGHYLEEAAAEALATVNMMSLFGLHRALRGALVGHFAAVEITSSPGSRRLAEAMRRNQAGPAAEHFYDEHVEADAVHEQVVRHEVIAGLLEDEPQLARDVAFGIDATNLLEDRLADRLLSDWRAGRSSLRSRATSAISHIS, via the coding sequence ATGGAACACGAAGCACAGCGACTGCCCACGCCCCGCGGCCCCCTCTCGGCGGCCGTGCTGGACTGCCTGCGGGCCGGCGGCCCGGCCCCGGATGCCGGGTCGGCCGCGGACGCGGACCCGTACGGCGACGACCTCCAGCTCGCCCTGTACCTCTGTTACGAGCTGCACTACCGCGGTTTCGAGGGGGTGGCCCCGGAACGCGAGTGGGACCCGGAGGTGCTTCGCGTCCGGGCGGCGCTGGAGCGGTGCTTCCTGTCCGCGCTCCGGGCGGACGCCCCGGTGCACGACTCCGTCGAGGACGCCGTCGCCGATCTGCTGGTCGAGCCGGCCGACGCCGCCGGCGTCTCGCACTTCCTGCGGGACGAGGGCGAGCTGTGGCACCTGCGGGAGTACGCCGCCCAGCGCTCCCTGTACCACCTGAAGGAGGCGGATCCGCACGCCTGGGTGCTGCCCCGGCTGCGCGGCCGGGCGAAGGCGGCGATGGCGGCGGTGGAGTTCGACGAGTTCGGCGGCGGGCGCGCCGACCGGGTGCACGCCCGGCTGTTCGCCGACCTCATGACGGATCTGGGCCTGGACACCGCCTACGGCCACTATCTGGAGGAGGCCGCCGCGGAGGCGCTGGCCACGGTGAACATGATGTCCCTGTTCGGACTGCACCGCGCCCTTCGGGGCGCCCTCGTCGGCCACTTCGCCGCCGTCGAGATCACCTCGTCGCCCGGTTCCCGGCGGCTGGCGGAGGCGATGCGGCGCAACCAGGCCGGGCCGGCCGCCGAACACTTCTACGACGAGCACGTGGAGGCGGACGCGGTGCACGAGCAGGTGGTCCGCCACGAGGTCATCGCCGGTCTGCTGGAGGACGAACCGCAGCTCGCCCGGGACGTGGCGTTCGGGATCGACGCCACGAACCTGCTGGAGGACCGCCTCGCGGACCGGCTGCTGTCCGACTGGCGGGCGGGCCGGTCCTCACTGCGCTCACGCGCCACTTCCGCTATCTCCCATATTTCCTGA
- a CDS encoding HemK2/MTQ2 family protein methyltransferase, which translates to MIGYWEGVNTFLAPGVYRPQEDTSLLAAALSDEPLPPDASVLDVGTGSGALALEAARRGTRVTAVDVSRRAVWTARINARLSRLPVRIRRGDLFEPVRGQRFDLILANPPYVPAPNGGLPPRGRARAWDAGRDGRLLVDRICREAPGLLRPGGVLLMVHSALSDPERTVARLREAGLKAAVTRRSRIPFGPVLSARADWLRERGLLGPAEESEELVVVRAELPV; encoded by the coding sequence ATGATCGGGTACTGGGAGGGGGTGAATACCTTCCTCGCACCCGGCGTCTACCGACCGCAGGAGGACACGTCCCTCCTGGCGGCGGCCCTGTCCGACGAGCCGCTCCCACCGGACGCGAGCGTCCTGGACGTGGGCACCGGCAGCGGCGCGCTGGCCCTGGAGGCCGCGCGCCGCGGCACCCGTGTCACGGCTGTGGACGTGTCCCGTCGGGCGGTGTGGACCGCGCGGATCAACGCCCGGCTGTCCCGGCTCCCGGTGCGCATCCGGCGCGGCGATCTGTTCGAGCCGGTGCGCGGCCAGCGCTTCGACCTGATCCTGGCCAACCCGCCGTACGTGCCCGCCCCGAACGGCGGGCTCCCCCCTCGTGGCCGGGCCAGGGCCTGGGACGCGGGGCGTGACGGGCGGCTGCTGGTGGACCGCATCTGCCGGGAGGCACCCGGCCTGCTGCGGCCGGGCGGGGTCCTGCTGATGGTCCACTCGGCGCTCAGCGATCCGGAGCGGACGGTGGCGCGCCTGCGCGAGGCGGGACTCAAGGCGGCCGTGACGCGGCGCTCGCGGATACCTTTCGGCCCGGTGCTGAGCGCCCGCGCGGACTGGCTGCGGGAGCGGGGCCTGCTGGGGCCCGCCGAGGAGAGCGAAGAGCTGGTGGTGGTCCGTGCCGAACTCCCCGTCTGA
- a CDS encoding RICIN domain-containing protein: MLTPHPAPPPFPDGVPGPSDESLAARLSGVPDAEASRAAAQLLARHWPSAHSYASICLASNTQVAAMVTTAACHQVLDRLTLGDSGVALRPRLLVTVRDTVRQWSAEDRIAAVLPELRKPAGGRGMRAAKSMTPENRKLAERAFHELPGPARCLLWHTEVEAEPLDFPAALLGMDTDTAAIALEQAREKFREGCVRAHRQLAPGPDCRFHNRLLDVPIRRGGALLPEVQDHLAECRHCRDAADQLSQVENGLGALLAEAVLGWGARRYLDSRPGRAQHRPRTRGTRRAGRPRVLPRFPGAAARSARALRTGVGIASAGLLATVLATSLSYDGDADPAASAGAADRGDSAAPGTGAATVPPDAARLPSAPRQTRFRNAATGLCLDIRGEPKAGAEAGPAACSEEWSQQWSYENDGLLRSVADPGLCLDSHADAGVVILGTCADADDERGDDVRYDLTPRGEFLPRWDEQLALAPATDAPGADLVVKVRDGSPAQRWSADPATTGADSLSAAGTSAATARQAALPEPH, translated from the coding sequence GTGCTCACCCCCCACCCTGCTCCACCGCCGTTCCCCGACGGCGTCCCCGGCCCCTCCGACGAAAGTCTGGCCGCCCGGCTCAGCGGCGTGCCGGACGCCGAAGCCTCCCGGGCTGCCGCACAGTTGCTGGCCCGTCACTGGCCGTCAGCGCACTCCTACGCGAGCATCTGCCTCGCGTCGAACACGCAGGTCGCCGCCATGGTCACCACCGCCGCCTGCCACCAGGTCCTGGACCGGCTCACCCTCGGCGACAGCGGCGTCGCGCTGCGCCCGCGGCTGCTCGTCACCGTGCGGGACACCGTGCGGCAGTGGTCGGCCGAAGACCGAATAGCCGCCGTCCTGCCCGAGTTGCGGAAACCCGCCGGAGGGCGCGGTATGCGCGCCGCCAAGTCCATGACTCCGGAAAACCGCAAGCTCGCCGAACGCGCTTTCCACGAGCTTCCCGGGCCGGCCCGCTGTCTGCTGTGGCACACCGAAGTCGAAGCCGAACCGCTCGACTTCCCGGCCGCACTGCTCGGCATGGACACCGACACCGCGGCGATCGCCCTGGAACAGGCCCGGGAGAAATTCCGGGAAGGCTGCGTCCGTGCCCATCGGCAACTCGCCCCCGGTCCCGACTGCCGTTTCCACAACCGCTTGCTGGACGTGCCGATCCGGCGCGGCGGCGCCCTGCTCCCCGAAGTCCAGGACCACCTGGCCGAGTGCCGGCACTGCCGGGACGCCGCGGACCAGCTGAGCCAGGTCGAGAACGGACTCGGCGCGCTGCTCGCCGAGGCGGTGCTCGGCTGGGGCGCCCGCCGCTACCTCGACTCCCGCCCCGGCCGCGCCCAGCACCGTCCGCGCACCCGCGGCACCCGTCGCGCGGGGCGTCCCCGCGTGCTGCCCCGGTTCCCCGGTGCGGCGGCCCGCTCCGCCCGGGCACTGCGCACCGGCGTGGGCATCGCCTCCGCCGGACTGCTCGCGACGGTCCTGGCCACCAGCCTGTCGTACGACGGTGACGCGGACCCCGCGGCCTCCGCGGGCGCGGCCGACCGCGGCGACTCGGCCGCACCCGGCACCGGTGCGGCCACCGTGCCGCCGGACGCCGCCCGGCTGCCGAGCGCACCCCGGCAGACGAGGTTCCGCAACGCGGCCACCGGCCTGTGCCTCGACATCCGGGGCGAGCCGAAGGCGGGCGCCGAGGCCGGACCGGCGGCCTGCTCGGAGGAGTGGAGCCAGCAGTGGTCGTACGAGAACGACGGACTGCTGCGCAGTGTGGCCGACCCGGGGCTCTGCCTCGACTCGCACGCGGACGCCGGGGTGGTCATCCTCGGCACCTGCGCCGACGCGGACGACGAGCGCGGGGACGACGTGCGCTACGACCTCACCCCGCGGGGCGAGTTCCTGCCCCGCTGGGACGAGCAGCTCGCCCTCGCGCCCGCCACCGACGCGCCCGGCGCCGACCTGGTTGTCAAGGTGCGCGACGGTTCCCCGGCGCAACGCTGGTCCGCCGACCCGGCCACCACCGGGGCGGACTCCCTGTCGGCCGCCGGGACGAGCGCCGCGACGGCCCGCCAGGCGGCCCTGCCGGAGCCGCACTGA
- a CDS encoding glycoside hydrolase family 9 protein yields the protein MKRRRTAALLSLTALIGTALTTVPAQADEVEQVRNGTFDSTTEPWWASSNVTAGLSAGRLCADVPGGTANRWDAAVGQNDLTLVKGESYRFSFYADGAPADHTVRAIVGLSVAPYDTWFEVSPQLSVSGNSYSYTFTSPVDTTQAQVGFQLGGSAEPWRFCMDDVSLLGGVAPEPYEPDTGPRVRVNQVAYLPAGPKNATLVTDATQRLPWQLKNAGGAVVARGWTVPRGTDASSGQNVHSVDFGAYRVRGEGFTLVADGQTSRPFDIGTAAYDRLATDAAKFYYTQRSGLAIRDDLRPGYGRPAGHVGVAPNQGDTDVPCQPGVCDYRLDVSGGWYDAGDHGKYVVNGGISVWELLSTYERARHARTGEVERFRDGTLAIPESGNKVPDLLDEVRWELDFLLKMQVPDGQPLAGMAHHKIHDENWTGLPLLPSDDPQKRELHPPTTAATLNLAAVAAQAARLYKPYDPRFAARALTAARKAWAAAEAHPAVYADENDGIGGGAYPDRAVDDEFYWAAAELYLTTGERRFADHVLGSPVHTADIFGPTGFDWARTAAAARLDLATVPSGLPGRDKVRRSVVQGADRYLATLKAHPYGLPYAPADNKYDWGSTHQVLNNAVVLATAYDLTGAAKYRDGAVQTMDYVLGRNALNISYVTGYGEVSAQNQHSRWYARQLDPKLPNPPAGSLSGGPNSSIQDPLAQSKLQGCVGQFCYIDDIQSWSTNEITINWNAALARVAAFVADQG from the coding sequence GTGAAACGACGCAGAACCGCCGCGCTGCTGTCCCTGACGGCACTCATCGGCACGGCGCTCACCACCGTTCCGGCCCAGGCCGACGAGGTCGAACAGGTCAGGAACGGCACCTTCGACAGCACCACCGAGCCCTGGTGGGCCTCCAGCAACGTCACCGCCGGCCTGTCCGCCGGGCGGCTGTGCGCCGACGTCCCCGGGGGCACCGCCAACCGCTGGGACGCCGCCGTCGGCCAGAACGACCTCACCCTGGTGAAGGGGGAGTCGTACCGCTTCTCCTTCTACGCCGACGGCGCCCCCGCCGACCACACGGTCCGCGCCATCGTCGGCCTCTCGGTGGCCCCGTACGACACCTGGTTCGAGGTCAGCCCGCAGCTCAGCGTCTCCGGCAACAGCTACTCGTACACCTTCACCTCGCCCGTCGACACCACCCAGGCCCAGGTCGGCTTCCAGCTCGGCGGCAGCGCCGAGCCCTGGCGGTTCTGCATGGACGACGTGTCGCTGCTCGGCGGGGTGGCGCCCGAGCCGTACGAGCCCGACACCGGGCCCCGCGTCCGCGTGAACCAGGTCGCCTACCTGCCCGCCGGGCCGAAGAACGCCACCCTCGTCACCGACGCGACCCAGCGGCTGCCCTGGCAGCTGAAGAACGCCGGCGGCGCCGTGGTCGCCCGCGGCTGGACCGTGCCGCGCGGCACCGACGCCTCCTCCGGGCAGAACGTGCACTCCGTCGACTTCGGCGCGTACCGGGTGCGCGGCGAGGGGTTCACCCTGGTCGCCGACGGGCAGACCAGCCGCCCCTTCGACATCGGCACCGCCGCCTACGACCGGCTCGCCACCGACGCGGCGAAGTTCTACTACACCCAGCGCAGCGGCCTCGCGATCCGCGACGACCTGCGGCCGGGCTACGGCCGCCCGGCCGGCCACGTCGGGGTGGCGCCCAACCAGGGCGACACCGACGTGCCGTGCCAGCCGGGTGTGTGCGACTACCGGCTCGACGTCTCCGGCGGCTGGTACGACGCGGGCGACCACGGCAAGTACGTCGTGAACGGCGGCATCTCCGTCTGGGAGCTGCTGAGCACCTACGAGCGCGCCCGGCACGCCCGCACCGGCGAGGTCGAGCGGTTCCGTGACGGCACCCTCGCCATCCCCGAGAGCGGCAACAAGGTGCCCGACCTGCTCGACGAGGTGCGCTGGGAGCTGGACTTCCTGCTGAAGATGCAGGTCCCGGACGGGCAGCCGCTGGCCGGCATGGCCCACCACAAAATCCACGACGAGAACTGGACCGGGCTGCCGCTGCTGCCGAGCGACGACCCGCAGAAGCGCGAGCTGCACCCGCCGACCACCGCGGCGACCCTGAACCTCGCGGCGGTCGCCGCCCAGGCGGCCCGGCTCTACAAGCCCTACGACCCCCGGTTCGCGGCGCGCGCGCTCACCGCCGCGCGCAAGGCCTGGGCCGCGGCCGAGGCGCACCCGGCCGTGTACGCGGACGAGAACGACGGCATCGGCGGCGGCGCCTACCCGGACCGGGCCGTCGACGACGAGTTCTACTGGGCGGCGGCCGAGCTGTACCTCACCACCGGTGAGCGGCGGTTCGCGGACCACGTCCTGGGCTCCCCGGTGCACACCGCCGACATCTTCGGCCCGACCGGCTTCGACTGGGCCCGCACCGCCGCGGCGGCCCGGCTCGACCTGGCCACCGTGCCCAGCGGGCTGCCCGGCCGGGACAAGGTCCGCCGGTCCGTCGTGCAGGGCGCCGACCGCTATCTGGCCACCCTGAAGGCCCACCCCTACGGCCTGCCGTACGCCCCCGCGGACAACAAGTACGACTGGGGCTCCACCCACCAGGTGCTGAACAACGCCGTCGTGCTGGCCACGGCGTACGACCTCACGGGTGCCGCCAAGTACCGTGACGGGGCGGTCCAGACCATGGACTACGTCCTGGGCCGCAACGCGCTCAACATCTCCTACGTCACCGGCTACGGCGAAGTGAGCGCACAGAACCAGCACAGCCGCTGGTACGCCCGTCAGCTCGACCCGAAGCTGCCGAACCCGCCGGCCGGCTCGCTGTCCGGCGGCCCGAACTCGAGCATCCAGGACCCGCTGGCGCAGAGCAAGCTCCAGGGGTGCGTCGGCCAGTTCTGCTACATCGACGACATCCAGTCGTGGTCGACCAACGAGATCACGATCAACTGGAACGCGGCCCTGGCCCGGGTGGCCGCCTTCGTGGCGGACCAGGGCTGA